The following is a genomic window from Alkalilimnicola sp. S0819.
AAGGTCTGTCCACCCAACCCCGCTGTCCCAGATCCCGCGCCAGGTGAGCGAAGGGCGTGCCACGAGGCACCTCCAGAGTCTGCGCTTCGCTCACCAGGGGGGTTTGGGCAAGCTCCCGGTAGGCTAGAAACAGCACCCCCGCGCCCAGCAGCGCGAGCATCAGGGCCGCCAGTAGTAGACGCTTAAGCGCCACCATCACGCATCTCCTCGATGAATCCGCAGTCTTCGGCCAGCGCCCGTTGCAGGGCACGCAACTGCTCGCTGGCATCAAAAGCCCGGTTCTGGAATTGTCGCACGGGCCACAACCCGATCAGGCTGTTGCTCAGCCACAGTTCGTCCGCGCCGCACAGATCCTCTATCGTGACCCAGGCCTGCTCGGTCCTCAGGCCCAGCACCGCACACTGCTCCAGCACTCGCTGGCGCATCACGCCACGAACACCGCAAAAAGAAAGATCCGGCGTCTTCACCGTATCACCGAAACGGACGAAGACATTCGTGAAAGTGCCTTCCACCACCTTGCCGTCGGTATCGCGCATCAGCCCTTCGACGATCTCGGGCCCACCCCATTCAGCGCGGGCGAGCACCTGCTCCAGGCGATTGAGATGTTTGAGGCCGGCCAATGCCGGCTGGCGTGCCAGGCGCGTCTCGCACAGGCGCAGCCGCACGCCGCCCCTCCAATGGCTGGCAGGATACTCGGGCAGAGGATGCAGGGCGATAAGCCGGCGCGCCCGCGCCGGGCTGGGCGGCGCATAACCGCGCCCGCCGCTGCCACGGGTGTAGATCAGTTTGAGCACGCCATCGGGCTGGCGCGCCAGGCAAAGGTCCCGCTCCCGCGAGAGCTGTGCGGGTTCGGGCGGCGGGAGGCGCAGGCGCGCACAGCCCTCGATGAGGCGCTGCAGATGTCGCTCCCACAACAGCGCCCGCCCGTTACGGCAGGCTATCGTCTCGAACAGGCCATCACCGTACTGCAGGCCACGGTCATTGGCCGGCACATCCTCCCGCCAGTGACCGTCGATCAGCATCATGCCCGCGCCCGCGTCACTCCGGCTTGCGGAAGACCAGACTGCCGTTGGTGCCGCCGAAGCCGAAGGAATTGGACAGCGCCACGTCGATGCGCATTTCACGCGCCGTGTTGGGCACGTAGTCCAGATCACACTCCGGATCCGGGGTGGTGTAATTGATGGTGGGCGGAG
Proteins encoded in this region:
- the pabC gene encoding aminodeoxychorismate lyase, which codes for MMLIDGHWREDVPANDRGLQYGDGLFETIACRNGRALLWERHLQRLIEGCARLRLPPPEPAQLSRERDLCLARQPDGVLKLIYTRGSGGRGYAPPSPARARRLIALHPLPEYPASHWRGGVRLRLCETRLARQPALAGLKHLNRLEQVLARAEWGGPEIVEGLMRDTDGKVVEGTFTNVFVRFGDTVKTPDLSFCGVRGVMRQRVLEQCAVLGLRTEQAWVTIEDLCGADELWLSNSLIGLWPVRQFQNRAFDASEQLRALQRALAEDCGFIEEMRDGGA